A window of the Mucilaginibacter sp. cycad4 genome harbors these coding sequences:
- a CDS encoding KpsF/GutQ family sugar-phosphate isomerase: MKDIAKRVFDIEIESLQHVAGLIDDEFARVVDAILKSTGKLVVIGIGKSGLIGKKIAATLASTGTPSFFLHPGEAFHGDLGMVGPNDIVLLISYSGETDEVLKLIPYLKWNKNVMIGITGNPVSTVAKNCSYHLNIKVEREACPLELAPTSSTTAALVMGDALAIALMESRNFQQHDFARFHPGGSLGRKLLVKVKDLMRTDKLPFINEEASFMDLLLRMSEGRLGMVIVGDASRIKGVVTDGDLRRALLKHPDTSTLTIAEIMTVNPVIIDEEEFVGYAEQLMLEKKITTLLVGSAQNRSITGVYQIYTA; the protein is encoded by the coding sequence ATGAAAGATATTGCAAAAAGGGTTTTTGATATTGAAATAGAATCGCTGCAGCATGTAGCCGGTTTAATTGATGATGAGTTTGCAAGAGTTGTTGACGCCATACTAAAATCAACGGGTAAACTTGTTGTTATTGGCATTGGCAAATCGGGACTGATTGGCAAAAAGATAGCTGCCACATTGGCCAGCACAGGCACACCAAGCTTTTTTTTACATCCGGGAGAGGCTTTTCATGGTGATTTGGGCATGGTAGGCCCCAATGACATTGTTTTATTAATATCCTATTCGGGCGAAACCGACGAAGTGCTGAAGCTTATCCCGTATTTAAAGTGGAATAAGAATGTGATGATCGGTATAACAGGCAACCCTGTATCAACCGTTGCCAAAAACTGCAGTTATCACCTTAATATAAAAGTTGAACGGGAAGCTTGCCCGCTTGAACTGGCGCCAACATCGTCAACTACCGCGGCGCTGGTTATGGGCGATGCCCTGGCTATAGCGTTAATGGAGTCGCGAAACTTTCAGCAGCATGATTTTGCGCGTTTTCATCCGGGAGGTAGCCTTGGACGTAAACTGCTGGTAAAGGTTAAAGACCTGATGCGTACCGATAAGCTTCCTTTTATCAATGAAGAGGCCTCATTTATGGACCTGTTACTGCGCATGTCCGAAGGCAGGTTAGGTATGGTTATAGTAGGCGATGCGTCCCGGATAAAGGGGGTAGTAACAGATGGCGATCTTCGCAGGGCCTTGCTTAAACACCCTGATACCTCAACTTTAACCATAGCCGAAATTATGACCGTTAACCCGGTTATTATTGATGAGGAAGAATTTGTAGGCTATGCCGAGCAGTTAATGCTTGAAAAGAAGATCACCACGTTACTCGTAGGTTCTGCACAAAACCGGTCAATAACAGGTGTTTATCAGATATATACGGCCTGA
- the kdsA gene encoding 3-deoxy-8-phosphooctulonate synthase yields the protein MLFEQISQKPFFILGPCVMESQELLYTVAEKVAEAGQKYNVPVIFKSSFDKANRTSIHSYRGPGLEKGMEMLLNVKQRFGLPVTTDIHEPFQAAIVAEVADILQIPAFLCRQTDLLVAAAQTGKIVNVKKAQFLSGHDMFYPAQKVIEAGNKQVILTERGNMYGYNNLAVDFRNIYDMKAFGHPVCMDCTHSVQRPGGAGGKTGGDRTFVPMMALAAKAFGADGYFLETHPDPDNALSDGPNMVKLHELDKVLAPLVG from the coding sequence ATGCTGTTTGAACAAATAAGCCAAAAGCCGTTCTTTATTCTTGGTCCCTGTGTAATGGAAAGCCAGGAGTTATTATATACCGTTGCCGAAAAAGTAGCCGAAGCCGGACAGAAATATAATGTACCGGTGATATTTAAGTCGTCATTTGATAAAGCCAACCGTACATCTATTCATTCATACCGTGGCCCGGGATTAGAGAAAGGCATGGAAATGCTGCTGAATGTTAAGCAACGCTTTGGTTTACCGGTTACTACAGATATCCATGAACCGTTCCAGGCAGCTATTGTAGCCGAGGTTGCTGATATTTTGCAGATCCCTGCGTTTTTATGCCGCCAAACAGATCTGCTGGTTGCAGCTGCCCAAACAGGTAAAATTGTCAACGTAAAAAAAGCCCAGTTCCTTTCGGGGCATGATATGTTTTATCCCGCTCAAAAAGTTATTGAAGCTGGCAACAAGCAGGTGATATTAACCGAGCGGGGCAATATGTATGGCTATAATAATTTAGCTGTCGATTTCAGGAATATTTACGATATGAAAGCTTTTGGCCACCCGGTTTGTATGGATTGTACCCATTCGGTTCAACGCCCGGGCGGAGCAGGAGGAAAAACCGGCGGGGACCGCACCTTTGTGCCCATGATGGCGCTGGCAGCAAAGGCTTTTGGAGCCGACGGCTATTTTTTAGAAACGCATCCCGATCCTGATAATGCCCTGAGCGATGGCCCCAACATGGTTAAGCTGCACGAACTTGATAAGGTTTTAGCACCATTGGTTGGGTAA
- a CDS encoding metalloregulator ArsR/SmtB family transcription factor, whose product MRRDVFQAIADPTRRDIINLIAFKPMNLNAIADNFDVSRPAISQHIKILTECGLIAIKKQGRERYCEPRLKQLDEVAQWVERYRKVWEEKFDALDNLLEELKNNDKPLK is encoded by the coding sequence ATGAGACGAGATGTTTTCCAGGCCATTGCCGATCCAACCCGCAGGGATATCATTAACCTGATAGCCTTTAAACCCATGAACCTGAATGCCATAGCGGATAACTTTGATGTGAGCCGCCCCGCTATATCCCAGCATATAAAAATTTTAACCGAATGCGGCCTTATCGCTATTAAGAAACAAGGCCGTGAACGGTATTGCGAACCCCGGTTGAAACAGCTTGACGAAGTGGCCCAATGGGTTGAGCGTTACCGCAAGGTTTGGGAGGAAAAATTCGACGCTCTTGATAACCTGCTTGAAGAATTAAAAAACAATGATAAACCTTTAAAATAA
- a CDS encoding VOC family protein, which translates to MTKQFWINLPVKNVNVSKEFFSKLGFRFNSQFGNGPNSAAMQVGEKDVTVMLFDESTFKGFVENCGLADTTKGVEVLLSIDAESKEEVDELAQKAVTAGGKSNHKPREMDGWMYGCLFTDPDGHSWNVLYMDMSKMPGR; encoded by the coding sequence ATGACAAAGCAATTCTGGATCAATCTGCCTGTAAAAAATGTAAATGTATCAAAGGAGTTTTTCAGTAAACTCGGTTTCCGGTTTAATTCACAATTTGGGAACGGACCAAATTCTGCAGCCATGCAGGTTGGAGAAAAGGATGTTACCGTAATGCTTTTTGACGAAAGCACCTTTAAAGGCTTTGTCGAAAACTGCGGCCTGGCGGATACAACCAAAGGAGTTGAAGTTCTGCTGTCTATCGATGCGGAAAGCAAGGAAGAAGTTGATGAACTGGCCCAAAAAGCAGTTACCGCAGGCGGTAAAAGCAATCATAAACCCCGGGAAATGGATGGCTGGATGTACGGATGCCTGTTTACGGATCCCGATGGCCACAGCTGGAATGTACTCTACATGGATATGAGCAAAATGCCAGGGAGATAA
- a CDS encoding VOC family protein — translation MATFKATQKVTPFLWFNGNLEEAMKFYTSVFKNSESEVSSLTDPGNGRKMLVGTFRIEDQQFLALDGGPMFNFSPATSFYINCKTQEEIDYLWEALPAGGGKTSQCGWLDDKFGVTWQIVPEVMSELLYNNENPEKAKRVMSAMMQMTKMDIKLLQEANDND, via the coding sequence ATGGCAACATTTAAAGCAACCCAGAAAGTAACTCCTTTTTTATGGTTTAACGGCAACCTTGAAGAAGCAATGAAATTTTATACTTCGGTATTTAAAAACTCAGAAAGCGAAGTAAGCTCACTTACCGATCCCGGCAACGGCCGCAAAATGTTAGTCGGAACATTTCGTATAGAAGACCAGCAGTTTTTAGCGCTGGACGGAGGACCGATGTTCAATTTTTCGCCGGCTACTTCGTTTTATATAAACTGCAAAACCCAGGAGGAAATTGATTACCTGTGGGAAGCACTACCTGCAGGCGGCGGCAAAACCAGTCAATGCGGCTGGCTCGACGATAAATTTGGCGTTACCTGGCAAATTGTTCCTGAAGTTATGAGCGAATTACTTTATAACAACGAGAACCCTGAAAAAGCTAAAAGAGTTATGAGCGCCATGATGCAGATGACCAAAATGGATATCAAGCTTTTGCAGGAAGCTAACGATAACGATTAA
- a CDS encoding SRPBCC family protein: MITTKNQTEIKAEPGKQELFITREFEAPRELVFRAFTDPELIVRWLGPRELKMRIDKFDCRSGGAYRYIHTDPAGNDYGFHGVIHDVTAPERIIQTFEFEGLPESGHVTLETAKFEALPGNRTKVTTQSVFQSAADRDGMLQSGMERGVNDSHWRLDELFEAGEIK; this comes from the coding sequence ATGATCACCACAAAAAATCAAACAGAAATTAAGGCCGAACCCGGTAAACAGGAGCTTTTTATAACCCGCGAATTTGAAGCACCGCGCGAACTTGTTTTCAGAGCTTTTACCGATCCTGAGCTTATTGTTAGATGGCTGGGCCCACGCGAACTTAAAATGCGCATAGATAAGTTTGACTGCCGCAGCGGAGGCGCTTACCGTTATATTCATACCGACCCGGCCGGTAATGATTACGGTTTTCATGGTGTGATCCATGACGTAACCGCGCCTGAACGTATCATCCAAACATTTGAGTTTGAAGGATTGCCCGAAAGCGGTCATGTTACTTTAGAAACTGCAAAATTTGAAGCGCTGCCAGGTAACCGCACAAAGGTAACTACACAATCAGTTTTCCAGTCGGCGGCTGATCGTGACGGCATGCTGCAATCAGGTATGGAACGCGGGGTAAATGATTCGCACTGGCGTTTGGATGAGCTTTTTGAAGCAGGAGAAATAAAATAA
- a CDS encoding cysteine-rich CWC family protein, with product MTKHENKYCPRCNEPFECKVGSILLCQCQGISFTDQERDYIRLTYPDCLCRKCLMVMKHEISSTAAKEKMKTILEAIRKGKQ from the coding sequence ATGACAAAGCATGAAAATAAATACTGCCCGCGGTGTAATGAGCCGTTTGAATGCAAAGTAGGCAGCATCCTGTTGTGCCAGTGCCAGGGCATCAGCTTTACCGACCAGGAGCGCGATTATATCCGCTTAACCTATCCCGATTGCCTGTGCCGCAAATGCCTGATGGTTATGAAGCATGAAATCAGTTCAACCGCAGCTAAGGAAAAAATGAAAACGATACTTGAAGCAATCAGGAAGGGTAAGCAATAG
- the metE gene encoding 5-methyltetrahydropteroyltriglutamate--homocysteine S-methyltransferase yields MLTQNLGYPRIGSRRELKKVCENYWAGKTGLKNVLTVGKYIREENWLLQKEAGIDLIPSNDFSFYDQVLDHSLMFGAIPKRYHEVIGQKGNTELDLYFAMARGYQKEGLDVVAMEMTKWFDTNYHYIVPEFYKDQQFKLFSTKVIDEFYEAKQLGIVSKPVLLGPVSYLLLGKEKEAGLDRVDLIKNLLPVYFDILNKLKALGAEWVQFDEPFLALDLSEKQQEVFKDTYKQLKKEFPFLKIVLATYFERLGDNTQLATVLPVDVLHIDLVRAPQQLDDVIAHLPQKTILSLGVVDGRNIWKNDFVNSLGIIKNAKDKLGADRVWIAPSCSLIHSPCDLQNETNDEVLTPEIKQWLAFARQKINEVVLLSKLSEDAVSDSSLHQLAKNRQANEARRTSALIHNPAVKQRVSAITENDAKRISAFPARKEQQQQLLDLPLFATTTIGSFPQTAEVRSWRAQLKKGAITPGEYNKLIAAETEKAIKWQEEIGLDVLVHGEFERNDMVEYFGEQLAGFTFTQNGWVQSYGSRCVKPPVIYGDVSRPQSMTVKWSAYAQSLTSKWMKGMLTGPVTILQWSFVRNDQPRSETCTQIALAIRDEVCDLESAGIRIIQIDEPAIREGLPLRRDDMANYLDWAVKAFRISASGVQDSTQIHTHMCYSEFNDIIKSIADMDADVITIETSRSQMELLDVFADFKYPNEIGPGVYDIHSPRVPNREEMICLLKRAQAVIPDAQLWVNPDCGLKTRGWDETRKALIEMVEAAKAIRENVISNVTA; encoded by the coding sequence ATGCTAACGCAAAATTTAGGCTACCCGCGTATTGGTAGCCGGCGCGAATTAAAAAAAGTCTGCGAAAACTATTGGGCAGGTAAAACGGGTTTAAAAAATGTGCTTACCGTTGGTAAATACATCAGGGAAGAAAACTGGCTGCTGCAAAAAGAAGCCGGGATTGACCTGATCCCCTCAAATGATTTTTCATTTTATGATCAGGTACTTGATCATTCATTGATGTTTGGCGCTATTCCTAAACGCTATCATGAAGTGATTGGGCAAAAGGGCAATACCGAGCTCGATCTGTATTTTGCCATGGCGCGTGGCTATCAAAAAGAGGGGTTGGATGTGGTAGCCATGGAAATGACCAAATGGTTTGATACCAATTATCATTACATAGTCCCCGAGTTTTATAAAGATCAGCAGTTTAAACTTTTCTCCACCAAAGTTATCGATGAGTTTTATGAGGCCAAACAGTTGGGCATAGTCAGTAAACCGGTATTGCTCGGCCCTGTATCGTACCTGTTGCTGGGCAAAGAGAAAGAGGCTGGTTTGGATAGGGTAGACCTTATTAAAAATCTGCTGCCTGTTTATTTTGATATCCTGAATAAGCTTAAGGCTTTAGGTGCCGAGTGGGTTCAGTTTGATGAACCGTTTTTAGCGCTTGATTTAAGCGAAAAACAACAGGAGGTATTTAAAGATACCTATAAGCAATTGAAGAAAGAATTTCCTTTCCTGAAGATAGTACTGGCAACCTACTTTGAACGCCTGGGCGATAATACTCAATTGGCAACAGTATTACCGGTTGATGTTTTACATATCGACCTGGTTCGTGCCCCTCAGCAATTAGATGATGTGATAGCCCATTTGCCGCAAAAAACTATCCTCTCTTTAGGGGTTGTTGACGGGCGCAACATCTGGAAAAATGACTTTGTTAACTCACTGGGCATTATAAAGAATGCGAAAGATAAGTTAGGTGCCGACCGCGTTTGGATAGCCCCTTCATGCTCATTGATCCATTCGCCATGCGATCTGCAAAATGAAACCAACGATGAAGTGCTTACTCCCGAAATTAAGCAGTGGCTGGCTTTTGCGCGCCAAAAAATAAACGAAGTGGTGTTGCTCAGCAAATTATCGGAAGATGCGGTGAGCGATAGCAGCCTGCATCAACTGGCAAAAAACCGGCAGGCAAATGAAGCCCGCCGAACATCTGCATTGATCCATAACCCGGCGGTTAAACAACGTGTAAGCGCCATCACCGAAAATGATGCAAAGCGTATAAGTGCTTTTCCTGCCCGGAAAGAGCAACAGCAGCAACTGCTTGACCTGCCGCTTTTTGCTACCACTACCATTGGCTCGTTCCCGCAAACAGCCGAAGTACGAAGCTGGCGGGCCCAATTAAAAAAAGGTGCAATAACCCCGGGGGAGTATAATAAACTGATAGCTGCCGAAACAGAAAAGGCTATAAAATGGCAGGAGGAAATAGGTTTGGATGTGCTGGTACATGGCGAGTTTGAACGTAATGATATGGTAGAGTACTTTGGCGAACAACTGGCAGGCTTTACCTTTACACAAAATGGATGGGTGCAAAGCTATGGCAGCCGCTGTGTTAAACCACCCGTTATTTATGGCGATGTATCAAGGCCACAGTCCATGACGGTAAAATGGTCGGCTTATGCGCAGTCATTAACCTCAAAATGGATGAAAGGTATGTTGACCGGCCCGGTGACTATTTTGCAATGGTCGTTTGTGCGCAATGACCAGCCCCGTTCCGAAACCTGTACGCAGATAGCTTTGGCCATTCGTGACGAAGTTTGTGACCTGGAAAGCGCCGGCATCAGGATTATCCAGATAGATGAACCGGCCATTCGCGAAGGATTACCGCTTCGCAGGGATGACATGGCAAATTACCTTGACTGGGCAGTTAAAGCTTTCAGGATTTCGGCAAGCGGCGTTCAGGACAGTACACAGATCCACACGCATATGTGCTATTCGGAGTTTAATGATATCATTAAAAGCATAGCCGACATGGATGCCGATGTGATCACGATAGAAACGTCGCGCTCGCAAATGGAGCTGCTGGATGTTTTTGCCGATTTTAAGTATCCTAATGAAATTGGCCCCGGTGTATATGATATTCACTCGCCCCGCGTGCCTAACCGGGAAGAGATGATCTGTTTACTTAAACGCGCCCAGGCGGTAATACCCGATGCCCAGCTTTGGGTAAATCCCGATTGTGGTTTAAAAACGCGGGGCTGGGATGAAACCCGAAAGGCCTTAATAGAGATGGTTGAAGCTGCAAAGGCTATCCGTGAAAATGTTATCAGCAATGTAACTGCTTAA
- a CDS encoding MFS transporter, whose product MNQKTHSNPPGFGWAVLTTSLAFVVAQLDVSIVNIALPEIAKAYHAGISTLQWVIDAYTLAFAVLMLSAGSLGDLLGSKKIFQIGMIIFGIASAGCGLAPDAITLIICRVAQGIGAAMMIPSSLALLNHQFAHTPQTRTRAVGLWTAAGSAAMAAGPTIGGLLIAFSSWRFIFIVNIPICIIGYILSFKMEQTAKTSKRSFDLPGQLTWMLSVTTLISVIIEIPRLGLGHVLIWGGLILSSLIFGLFLWIERKTAHPMLPFHLFRSGRFNALLILGAVLNGSYYGSVFILSLYLQKVLNYPSIMAGLAFLPLTVGFVISNVISGRIINRYGIRTPIIVGLIMFAAGFAGLFIAHEHTPYLELFLPFLLIPMGMGLAVPAMTNGILSSVDKTLSGTASAILNTARQTAGAIGVAVFGAMAAGGTLAILGAVSKSAAISIGLTAFAMLLIVKGLRKQNR is encoded by the coding sequence ATGAACCAGAAAACACATTCAAACCCTCCAGGCTTTGGCTGGGCGGTGTTAACCACCAGCCTCGCCTTTGTAGTAGCACAACTTGATGTTTCGATCGTTAATATTGCATTACCTGAAATTGCAAAAGCATATCATGCCGGTATCAGCACCCTGCAATGGGTTATTGACGCATACACGCTTGCATTTGCAGTACTCATGCTATCGGCAGGCAGCCTCGGCGACCTATTAGGATCAAAAAAGATCTTCCAGATTGGCATGATCATTTTCGGCATTGCATCAGCAGGCTGCGGTTTGGCCCCTGACGCCATTACGCTTATCATTTGCCGTGTGGCCCAGGGAATCGGGGCTGCTATGATGATCCCAAGTTCGCTTGCATTGCTCAATCACCAGTTTGCACATACACCACAAACACGTACGCGGGCCGTAGGCTTGTGGACAGCTGCCGGAAGCGCCGCCATGGCGGCCGGCCCTACCATTGGTGGTTTACTGATCGCATTCAGCAGCTGGCGTTTCATTTTTATTGTTAACATCCCAATTTGCATAATTGGTTATATCCTGAGTTTTAAAATGGAGCAAACGGCAAAAACAAGCAAGAGGAGTTTTGATCTGCCCGGACAACTCACCTGGATGCTTTCGGTCACCACGCTCATTAGTGTAATTATTGAAATACCCCGGCTTGGATTAGGCCATGTACTCATCTGGGGAGGGCTTATTCTGAGTTCATTGATTTTCGGTCTTTTTTTATGGATTGAAAGGAAAACAGCACACCCTATGCTTCCATTCCACCTGTTCAGGTCAGGGAGGTTTAACGCGCTTTTAATACTGGGTGCGGTTTTAAACGGATCTTACTACGGCAGTGTTTTTATTTTAAGTCTTTATTTGCAAAAAGTACTTAACTATCCTTCTATTATGGCCGGGCTGGCATTTCTTCCGCTTACTGTAGGTTTTGTGATCTCCAATGTGATCAGCGGCCGCATCATTAACCGCTATGGCATCCGCACACCTATCATTGTTGGCCTTATTATGTTTGCCGCCGGCTTTGCAGGTTTATTCATAGCTCACGAGCACACTCCGTATCTTGAACTGTTCCTGCCTTTCCTGCTCATCCCGATGGGCATGGGCCTTGCTGTACCAGCCATGACCAATGGTATTTTATCAAGCGTGGATAAAACATTATCAGGAACTGCCTCGGCTATATTAAATACGGCAAGGCAAACAGCGGGGGCCATAGGTGTAGCCGTTTTTGGCGCAATGGCTGCAGGAGGCACACTGGCCATTTTAGGCGCCGTGTCAAAAAGCGCAGCCATATCCATTGGCTTAACCGCTTTCGCTATGTTATTAATTGTAAAAGGACTAAGAAAACAAAATCGCTGA
- a CDS encoding MFS transporter yields MKLIKEHHRGISTILAFALIPLSGFATDIYIPSLPSMARELAVNNSAVQLSLIAFMISSGVSQLFVGSLLDSFGRYRIGTVSLLVFAFASFIIAICHNIELIYAMRILQGITVALIVVGKRAYFVDMYSGEQLKHYTSLFSIIWATAPIVAPFIGGYLEAAFGWESNFLFLGIATLSLLVLELVYGGESLKNYHPFEAKSILQVYLATIKTRDFSLGLILISLSYAMLVVYGMSSPFIIEHVFHLSPVVTGYCSLLSGVSLMAGGIISKTLIRKPLIKKVSVALALQLGFAALMVFTSGIKTNLFTLMAFTALVHLLSGFIFNNIFAYCLGRFSKNAGIASGVTGGSLYIITSFFSYGIVNIMAIKNQQLLGTAYLAFAVLAVVTLVLFIKARASHQKQEEAAVILTAEVAVV; encoded by the coding sequence ATGAAACTTATAAAAGAACACCACAGGGGCATCAGCACAATTTTAGCGTTCGCGCTGATCCCGCTTTCGGGTTTTGCTACTGATATTTATATACCCTCCCTGCCCTCCATGGCCAGGGAATTAGCTGTCAATAATTCGGCCGTTCAGCTTTCGCTCATCGCGTTTATGATCAGTTCGGGCGTAAGTCAATTGTTTGTTGGCAGTTTGCTCGATAGCTTTGGCCGGTACCGTATTGGTACTGTCTCTTTACTGGTGTTTGCATTTGCAAGTTTCATCATAGCTATCTGCCACAATATTGAGCTTATTTATGCTATGCGTATTTTGCAGGGCATCACCGTAGCACTTATAGTGGTAGGGAAGAGGGCATATTTTGTAGATATGTATTCGGGCGAGCAGCTTAAACATTATACCAGCCTCTTTTCTATCATCTGGGCAACTGCGCCTATTGTTGCACCCTTTATCGGGGGCTACCTTGAAGCTGCTTTTGGCTGGGAATCCAACTTCCTTTTCCTGGGGATAGCCACTCTTTCGTTACTTGTTTTAGAGTTGGTATACGGTGGTGAATCATTGAAAAATTATCACCCGTTCGAAGCCAAAAGTATTCTGCAGGTTTACCTGGCCACCATTAAAACCCGTGATTTTTCTCTGGGCCTCATCCTCATCTCCCTGAGTTATGCCATGTTGGTGGTGTATGGTATGAGCAGTCCTTTTATAATTGAACATGTATTTCATTTGTCGCCCGTGGTAACCGGTTATTGTTCGTTGCTTTCGGGGGTATCATTGATGGCGGGCGGCATTATTTCAAAAACCCTCATCAGGAAACCGCTCATCAAAAAAGTATCGGTAGCGCTTGCCCTGCAATTAGGCTTTGCTGCTTTAATGGTGTTTACATCAGGAATTAAAACAAATTTATTTACGCTAATGGCCTTTACAGCATTGGTTCACCTGTTATCGGGCTTTATATTCAATAATATATTTGCTTACTGTTTAGGCCGGTTTTCAAAAAATGCGGGTATTGCAAGCGGCGTAACCGGCGGCTCGCTTTATATCATCACTTCATTTTTTAGCTACGGAATTGTAAATATTATGGCTATCAAAAATCAGCAGTTATTAGGAACCGCTTATTTAGCGTTCGCGGTATTGGCTGTTGTTACATTGGTGCTTTTCATCAAAGCGAGGGCTTCGCACCAAAAACAAGAAGAAGCGGCTGTTATTTTAACTGCTGAGGTAGCAGTTGTATAA
- a CDS encoding TetR/AcrR family transcriptional regulator yields the protein MNKGEQKRQFIIEQAAILFNERGIAGTSVDEVLEVANTSKGCFYGHFESKDELAQAAVDYLLGKLNDRRNNTVSKHKTAIAKINAALDNSKNPLKSYIEGGCPIVNFSTETDDTNPAIKKKLKDMVDTAIATYANIIQDGIDNGELSNAINPVEFATRMMLSIEGGNAICRVLNSTKPMQIMIKSLKTELASYALEKA from the coding sequence ATGAACAAAGGCGAGCAAAAAAGGCAATTCATTATTGAGCAGGCAGCCATTCTATTTAATGAAAGGGGGATTGCCGGCACCTCGGTTGATGAGGTGCTTGAAGTTGCCAATACCAGTAAGGGATGTTTTTACGGTCATTTTGAAAGTAAAGATGAACTGGCACAAGCCGCCGTCGATTACCTTTTAGGCAAACTAAACGACAGAAGGAACAACACAGTAAGCAAGCATAAAACCGCCATTGCCAAGATCAATGCCGCTTTAGACAACAGCAAAAACCCATTGAAAAGTTATATTGAAGGCGGCTGCCCAATAGTTAACTTTTCGACAGAGACGGATGATACTAACCCGGCCATCAAAAAAAAGTTAAAGGACATGGTTGACACCGCTATAGCAACCTATGCCAATATTATTCAGGACGGAATTGATAACGGAGAACTCTCAAACGCTATAAATCCTGTTGAGTTTGCAACGCGGATGATGCTTTCGATAGAAGGCGGCAACGCGATATGCAGGGTATTAAACAGCACAAAGCCAATGCAGATCATGATCAAAAGCCTGAAAACCGAACTGGC